The following proteins come from a genomic window of Acidimicrobiales bacterium:
- the coaD gene encoding pantetheine-phosphate adenylyltransferase has protein sequence MRIALFPGSFDPFHNGHLEVVESASRLFDEVIVAVLRNPQKGAPMFSLEERQVMVEESTTHLSRVRVVGMSTLVVNVAQEVGATAIVKGLRAVTDFENEMQMAQMNQQLSGIDTLFIPTASTHSFIASRLLREVARFGGDVSGLVPAPVAKRLEEKFGP, from the coding sequence GTGAGGATCGCCCTGTTTCCCGGTTCGTTCGACCCGTTCCACAACGGTCATCTCGAGGTCGTCGAGAGCGCCAGCCGCCTCTTCGACGAGGTGATCGTGGCCGTGCTCCGCAACCCTCAGAAGGGCGCGCCCATGTTCAGCCTCGAGGAGCGGCAGGTGATGGTGGAGGAGTCCACCACCCACCTGTCGCGAGTGCGGGTCGTGGGGATGTCGACGCTGGTCGTCAACGTGGCCCAGGAGGTCGGGGCGACGGCCATCGTGAAGGGTCTGCGGGCCGTGACCGACTTCGAGAACGAGATGCAGATGGCCCAGATGAACCAGCAGCTGTCGGGCATCGACACGCTGTTCATCCCCACTGCCTCCACCCACTCCTTCATCGCCTCGAGGCTCCTGCGCGAGGTGGCGCGCTTCGGCGGCGACGTCAGCGGCCTCGTGCCTGCCCCCGTCGCCAAGCGGCTCGAGGAGAAGTTCGGGCCGTGA